The following nucleotide sequence is from Agromyces sp. SYSU T00194.
GCCGACGGCGTCCTTCAGGCCGAACACGAGCCCGGCGCGAATCGACTCGACGATCGCCGGCGTGCCGCCCTCCTCGCGGTGGGCGACGTCGGCGAGGTACTCGTGCTCGGTCGGGTTGACGAACGCCACCGTGCCGCCGCCCGGTACGTCGGGCACCCGGTTCGTCGCGAGCTCGCGGCGCAGCACCAGCACTCCGGGCGTCGAAGGCCCGCCGATGAACTTGTGGGGGCTGAGGAAGATCGCGTCCTTGTAGGCGCCGGTCGCGAGGGCGCGTGCGGGCGGGCCGTGGTACATCTCGACGTCGATGTAGGGTGCCGCGGCGGCGAAGTCCCAGAACGACAGCGCGCCGTGCCGGTGCAGGAGCGTCGAGATGCCGACGGTGTCGCTCACGATGCCGGTCACGTTGCTCGCGGCGGAGAACGAGCCGATCTTCAGCGGGCGGTCGGCGTACCGGATCAGCTCGGCCTCGAGTGCCGCCTGGTCGATGTGCCCGTCGGCGTCCTGCGGAATGGTCACGACGTCGGCGATCGACTCCCGCCAGGGCAGCTCGTTCGAGTGGTGCTCGAACGGGCCGATGAAGACCACCGGCCGCTGGTCGTCGGGAATCGCGGCGGTGAGGTGGTACCGATCGTCGAGGGCGGACGGCACGCGCAGCCCGAGCATCCCCACCAGCTTGTCGATCGCGCCGGTCGATCCCGCGCCGGTGAAGATCACCACCGTGTCGTCGTCACCGCCCACCGCGTCGCGGATCGTCGCACGCGCGTCCTCGCGCAGCCTGGTCGTCTGCAGGCCCGTGCCGCTCGACTCGGTGTGCGTGTTCGCGTACCGCGGCAGCACCTCGTCGCGCACGAAGTCCTCGATGAAGCTCAGCGCCCGCCCCGACGCCGTGTAGTCGGCGTAGGTCACGCGCCGCGGGCCGTACGGCCCCGGCACGACCTGGTCGTCGCCGATCACCGACTCGCGGATGCGCCGCACCAGCGGCGACCGCCGGATCGCCTCGATGTGCGCCCGGTCGTCGTGGCGGGGGTACGCGGTGCTCGCCTCCGCGGCGGTATCCGCGTGGTGGAGGTCCACACGAGGAGGGTACCGCCGCCCGCCGACGGCTGCCAGAGGCGAGCGGATGCCTCGTGCCCGGCGCTGGTCACCCCGCCGAGAACTCCGCAATTCTGTACGTAAATATGTACATCTTTGCTACCATCAGTCCATGAGCACGACCGTCTCCAGCCCCGCGAACCCCGTCATGCCGGTCGCGGAGGCACGCGCGAAGCTCTCAGCAGTGCTGCGCGAGTTCCGCGCGCACGGCGACACGGCGGCTCCCGTCATCATCGGCTCGCATCGGAAGCCCGAGGCGGTGCTCGTTCCCTACTCCTCCGTCGCACCGGCCATCGGCGACCGCCCCGACGCACCTGCAACGCCCAGGTCCGTTCGCGAGGTCCTGCACCGGCGGCGCGCGCTGATCGAGCGCCTCGCCCGCGCGAACCGGCTGGGTTCGGTCGAGGTGTTCGGTTCGGTGGCTCGCGGGGACGACGGGCCGGCCAGCGATGTCGACCTCCTCGTCGTTCCGAACGACGACGCATCGCTGTTCGATCTCGCGCAGTTCGAGGTCGACATGGAGGCGCTGCTCGAGCGCAAGGTCGACGTCGTCTCGCACGGAGCCCTCGATCCCGTTCGCGACCGCAGCATCCTCGACGAAGCTCAGCCCCTGTGAACGAGAGCGACCGCGTCGATCGGTGGCTCGACGACCTCGAGACGACGCTTGCGACGACCCACGACCTCGTCGCGCGCGGGCGCCATGCCTTCGACACCGACCCCGCGCTACCGCTTGCATTCGAGGCGCTCTCGAACCGCGTCGGCGACCTCGCGAAGCGGCTCACGAGCGCCGACCCCGCGCGGTTCGACGACCCGGTCTGGTCCCAAGCCGCACGGAACCGCGACTATGTCGTGCACCACTACGACCGAGTCGATGCGGCGGTGCTGTGGACGACGGTCTCCCGACACGTTCCCGAGATGACCGCGGTCGTCGCCCAGCTCCGGGGCGGCGCGTAGCGAAGACGTGCAGCGGCGCGCGAAGCGCGGCGTGTCTGCATGCTTTCGCGGAGGATCGCGCTGATCTGCATGTGTTCGGGTGGCGCCGCCGCGCGCGGATCTGCGCAACGACGAAGGCGCCGGCCCCGCGACACGCGTCGCGGGGCCGGCGCCCGGCAGCGGAATCCGCTCAGCCCCCGATCGTGAACACGTCGATCACCTTCGGTGCCTCGCCCGCGGTCACGTTCGCCGAGTAGCTCGTCACCTCACCGGTCGCCGTGTCGAACACCGTGAAGACGGCCAGGTCGTTCGACTGCACGAACGGCTGGGGGGTGCCGTCGGCGGCGAGGTACGGGTCGACCGCCGGCACGATCGGCTCGAGCCCGCCGGGGTTGCCCTGCGCCCAGTAGTTCGCGGGGTTCCACGGCGCCGGCGGCACCGGACGCGACCGGCCCGAGAGCGGGTGGTACGCGCCGTAGCTGTTGCCGGTGTTGGAGGTCTCGATCCAGTTGGTCGTGCCGTTATCGCTGACGAAGCGGTTCCAGAGGTGCGAGTGCCCGTTCTGCACGAGGTCGACACCGGCATCCTCGAGCAGCGGCTGCAGGTCGTACAGCAACTCGTTCTCGGTCGCCGGGTACTCGTAGCGCACCCCGACGACGTCGCCCGAGGCATCCGTCTCCTCGATGCGCTGCGGGTCGGCGAACTGCGGCATGACGTTGTCACCGAGCCCCTGCGGGCCCTCGTGCAGGATCACGACCCGGTACTTCGCGTCCTGGAACGCGTCGCCCGCGAGCTCGTCGGCCAGCCACGCGTACTGGTCGCTCGACGCGTCGATCGCCTCGAAGATGTGCTCGCCGTAGCCCTGCGCGAACAGGTCGTCGAGGTTGGCGGATGCCTCCTGGTAGCGCGAGTTCGCGGTGCGCGCGGCCGGGTCGGCCTGCGCCGTCGTGCCGCGCCAGATGCGGGTCGAGTAGAGCGAGACGAGCCGCACGTCGCCGAAGGTGGTGGCGTAGTAGGTCTCGCCGCCGGACGCGCTCTCGGGCAGGGTGAAGATCTCCTCGTAGGTGCGGGTCGAGAACGAGTTGTCCTCGATCCACGCGGCCTTCAGGTCGGCGTCGCCGGTCGGGTTGACCTCGTCGGCCACTTCGGCGTACGCCGCCTCGGCGACGGCCCGGGGCACGGGGTTGTTGAACGACGCGTTGAGGCTCGTGGCCCCGTCGCGGCGACCCTGCACCTCGTGGTTGCCGATCGCGGTGAACAGGGGCGCGTTCTGGATGATCTCGCCACCCCGGTACTCGACCCCACCGGTCGAGACGCGCCCGCCGGTGCCCTGCAGCACCGGGAAGAACGCGCTGCCGCGGGTGTCGTCGAACCACTCCGACGCCCGGTCGGGGATGTTCACCAGGTCGCCCGCGACGAACACGCCGTCGATGTCGCCGATCGTCTCGGCGGCCAGCTGCAGGTTCGCCGGGGTGTTCACCATGGCCTGGTGGTCGCTGGTCAGCAGGATCTTCGTGCCCTCGCCGGCCGTGGGCGCAGGCTGCAGGGTGAAGGCGTCGGATGCCGCGAGCTGCTGCCCGTGCAGGCTCACGACGCGGTACGGCACCTCGTCGCCCGGCTCGAGGCCGGTGACCACGGCCTCGTGCCGCCAGATCGCGCGGTCGACGATGCCGTCCTCGGGGAGCGGCTTCACCTCGTCGGGGATACGCGAGCCCGAGTCCTCCGCGGTGCGGCTGAGCTGCGTGGTCGTCGCGCGCACCGAGCGCACGTCGGCGAGGTTGCGCTTGTGCACGGCCTGCGCGAGCGCCGTGCCCTCGAGCTCGGCGACGCCGTCTCCCAGCAGCACGGCGTGCTGCGACCCCTCGAACTCGGTGAACCAGACGACGCTCACGCCGGTCTCGGTGGGGGCCTGCAGGAACGGGTCGGTCAGCAGGTCGGTCACGGCGGCGGGCGTCGAGCCCGGCGCCGGTGCCGCGGTCGCGGCGGGAACGGTCGCGGCGAACGTCGCCGCGGTCAGGGCCACCGCGGCAGCGGCCACGGTGACGGTGGAACGGGTGGTGCGAGGCATCCTGTGTCTCCAGTCGGTCGAAAGCACCTGTCGGAGACACGCTCACGGGCCGTCGTGACCGGTCGGTGACCTGCGCCGGACCGACAGGCGAATTCGATGAGTCTCCTGTGAGCGCCCACCTGAGTTCCCATAAATTTGCATTACCTCACAGTTACGAACGCAGCGTTACCGTTTCGTGACACGCCCACGTTGACGCGCACCCCACGCGCCAGCCATGCTGATCCAGCACGTTTCCCCGCGAAACGGCCAGAAAGCGGCCCGATCGCCCTCAACGGCGAGGAAGTTCACACTTGTCACTCATCACACCGACTTCACACCACGACTCAGAAGTTCACACAAAGCGGCACCTGAGCGATGGGACGTTCGCGTTCCTGCTCGTCGTCCCGGGTCTGGCGCTCCTCGCCGCGGTTGTGGTCTATCCGCTCATCACCGCCCTGGTGACGGCCTTCTTCGAGCAGAGCCTCGTGGTGCCGGGTCGCGAGTTCGTCGGGTTCGACAACATCGTCGAGGTGCTCACCGGCGAGTTCATGCAGCTGCTCTGGCAGACGCTGGTGTTCACCATCGGTACGACGATCTTCCCCTTCGTGATCGGCTTCGCCCTCGCCCTGGCGCTCAACACCCGCATCCGCGGCGCCAAGGTGCTGCGGGGCCTCATGCTCATCCCGTGGCTCGTGCCGGGCGTGGTCGTCTCGTTCCTCTGGATGTGGATCTTCAACGCGAACTACGGCGTGATGAACTCGCTCCTCCAGGCGATCGGCCTGATCGACGAGCCGCAGGCCTGGCTCGCCCACCCGACGACGGCGATGGCCGCGGTCATCATCGCCAAGACCTGGCAGTCGTTCCCGTGGATGATGGTGATGCTCCTCGCCGGCCTGCAGACCGTGCCGCGCGAACTGCACGAGGCCGCCGAGATGGACGGGGCCGGCACCGTCCGCCGCTTCTTCTCGGTCACGGTGCCGCATCTCAAGGGCATCATCGGCCTCGTGCTGCTGCTCGAGTTCATCTGGAACTTCCAGCACTTCGACATCATCTACGTGCTCACCGGCGGTGGGCCGGCCGGCTCCACGCAGACCTTCGCCACCGCGGTCTACGAGACGGCATTCCAGGGCTTCGACCTCGGCCAGGCCGGCGCGATCGGCCTGCTCTGGATGGTGCTGCTGATGGGCCTCGTCGTCATCTACGTCCGATTCTCGGAGAAGGGAGAGGAGCGATGACCGTGTCGACCGAGCTCCCCGCACCCGCCCCCGCGACGCCGCCAGCAGACGACACCGTGGCCGCCGTCACCGCTCCCGCCCCGCGCCGACGCCGTCGCGAGCAGCCCGACGCCCAGCGTCCGGAACGCCGCGGCGTCCGGATCACCGCGTGGATCGCGGTCGCGATCTGCGGCGGGTTCGCGTTGCTGCCCGTCTACTGGCTGCTCGCCACCTCGCTCACGCCGCGCACCCAGGTGTTCGCGTACCCGCCGCGCCTGTTCCCGGCCGAGATCTCGTTCGACGCCTACGTCTCGCTCTGGAACAACCCGGCGCTGTTCACCTACCTGCAGAACAGCATCATCGTCTCGGTCATCACCGCGGTCCTGTCGGTCATCGTCTCGGCCTACATGGGCTACGCGTTCTCGAAGTTCCGGTACCGCGGTCGCCGGTCGCTGATGTACTTCGTGCTCGCCTCGCAGATGTTCCCGCAGGCGCTGCTGCTCGTGACGCTGTACACCGTGTTCGCCGCGTACGGCCTGCTCAACACGTACGCCGCGCTCGTGCTCTCGTTCACCACCTTCACGCTTCCGCTCTGCGTCTGGATGCTGAAGGGATTCTTCGACACGATCCCCGACGAGCTCATCGAGGCGGCGCGCGTCGACGGCGCCTCGCGCATGCGCATCATCCACTCGATCGTGCTGCCGCTGTCGGCGCCCGGCCTCGTCGCCGCCGGCCTGTTCGCCTTCGTGCGCGGCTGGAACGACTTCATCTTCGCGCTGACGCTCGCCGGCCCCGACAAGCAGACCCTGCCACCGGGCCTCGTGAACACCTTCATCGGCGAGGCGTCCACCGCCTGGCCCGAGTTGATGGCCGCGTCGCTCGTGACCTCGCTGCCCGTGGCGATCGCCTTCATCGCCCTCCAGCGCCACCTCGTCGGCGGACTCACCGCCGGCGCCGTCAAGGGCTGACGCCCGCGACCCCCAGTACCCGCCGACACATCACATCCCTCGAGGAGGAGGAACACCCATGTCCGACACCCCATTGCTCGCCACGCCGTTCAACCGCCGACGCGCCCTGCAGCTGTTCGGCCTCGGCGCCGCGAGCATGACGCTCGCCGCCTGCGCTCCCACCGGAACCGGTACCGCTGCCGGCGCGGCCGCGGCCGGCGGCAGCTTCACGCCGACCGACTTCGACTTCGCCAGCTGGTCGCTGACGGAGGAGGCATCCGCCCCCAACATCCAGGCGCTGCTCGACGCGTACGCGTCGAACCAGGACGTCGCGATCGGCGAGGTGTCGTTCCCGTACAACGAGTACTTCAACCAGCTCACCCTGCAGCTGCGCGGCGGCCAGTTCGTCGGTGCCGCGCACGTCGACGTGGCGTGGCTCGGCGCGCTCTCGGGCCTCGGCACGCTGCAGGACGTCTCGGCGCTGACCGACGGCCGCGGCTACACCGACGCGGCGCTGAGCGCCGCGCAGTTCGACGGCGTGCAGTACGGGTTCCCGTGGACCATCGGCGCGATCGGCCTGGTCACGAACGCCGAGATCCTGGCGAAGGCCGGCATCGACGAGTTCCCGACCACGATCGACGGGTTCGAGGCGGCGCTGAAGGACCTGAAGGCCCTCGGCGACGGGCTCATCCCGTACGCCGCGTCGACCAAGGCAGCCCAGCTCAAGGACGCCCTGATCTGGATGCAGACGTTCGGCAGCCCGCTCGTCGACGGTGGCACCGTCACCATCGGCGACGACGCGAGCGTCGAGGCCGTCACCTGGTACAAGTCGCTCTACGACCAGGGCCTCATCGCCCCCGACGTCGACCGCTTCGACGCCCGCTCGCTGTTCGCGCAGGGCCGCGCGGCGATCTACGACGACGCTCCCGTCGGCCGCGGCGCGGTCACGAACGAGTCGCCCGACCCCGACCTCGGCTCGAAGCTCGACCCGCAGTCGCGGCCCGTCGTGAAGGCCGGCGACACGCCTCGCGCCCTCGTCTGGGGCGGCGCGATCGTCGTGGTCGACGGCGACACGGCCCCCA
It contains:
- a CDS encoding aminotransferase class V-fold PLP-dependent enzyme, whose product is MDLHHADTAAEASTAYPRHDDRAHIEAIRRSPLVRRIRESVIGDDQVVPGPYGPRRVTYADYTASGRALSFIEDFVRDEVLPRYANTHTESSGTGLQTTRLREDARATIRDAVGGDDDTVVIFTGAGSTGAIDKLVGMLGLRVPSALDDRYHLTAAIPDDQRPVVFIGPFEHHSNELPWRESIADVVTIPQDADGHIDQAALEAELIRYADRPLKIGSFSAASNVTGIVSDTVGISTLLHRHGALSFWDFAAAAPYIDVEMYHGPPARALATGAYKDAIFLSPHKFIGGPSTPGVLVLRRELATNRVPDVPGGGTVAFVNPTEHEYLADVAHREEGGTPAIVESIRAGLVFGLKDAVGVPAIRALEDDFLRRAIAAWHDEPAIEVLGNLDAERLSIVSFVVRAPSGRYLHHNFVVALLNDLFGIQSRGGCSCAGPYGHELLGIDIERSHEFEREIARGCEGIKPGWVRINFNYFISESVFDYLVEAVRLVARDGWRMLPDYTFDPDSGLWRHRRGPAEPPLRLHEVSYDADGRLTYPHHDDRAPESALAGYLAEARQRFAAAGGGGSEAAGVTDAAAAMHPFEEVQVTDAAESPPPPADADRAGASPRALSADFEHLRWFDLPAVCLTK
- a CDS encoding nucleotidyltransferase domain-containing protein, encoding MSTTVSSPANPVMPVAEARAKLSAVLREFRAHGDTAAPVIIGSHRKPEAVLVPYSSVAPAIGDRPDAPATPRSVREVLHRRRALIERLARANRLGSVEVFGSVARGDDGPASDVDLLVVPNDDASLFDLAQFEVDMEALLERKVDVVSHGALDPVRDRSILDEAQPL
- a CDS encoding HepT-like ribonuclease domain-containing protein, which translates into the protein MNESDRVDRWLDDLETTLATTHDLVARGRHAFDTDPALPLAFEALSNRVGDLAKRLTSADPARFDDPVWSQAARNRDYVVHHYDRVDAAVLWTTVSRHVPEMTAVVAQLRGGA
- a CDS encoding carbohydrate ABC transporter permease, whose product is MSLITPTSHHDSEVHTKRHLSDGTFAFLLVVPGLALLAAVVVYPLITALVTAFFEQSLVVPGREFVGFDNIVEVLTGEFMQLLWQTLVFTIGTTIFPFVIGFALALALNTRIRGAKVLRGLMLIPWLVPGVVVSFLWMWIFNANYGVMNSLLQAIGLIDEPQAWLAHPTTAMAAVIIAKTWQSFPWMMVMLLAGLQTVPRELHEAAEMDGAGTVRRFFSVTVPHLKGIIGLVLLLEFIWNFQHFDIIYVLTGGGPAGSTQTFATAVYETAFQGFDLGQAGAIGLLWMVLLMGLVVIYVRFSEKGEER
- a CDS encoding carbohydrate ABC transporter permease, with amino-acid sequence MTVSTELPAPAPATPPADDTVAAVTAPAPRRRRREQPDAQRPERRGVRITAWIAVAICGGFALLPVYWLLATSLTPRTQVFAYPPRLFPAEISFDAYVSLWNNPALFTYLQNSIIVSVITAVLSVIVSAYMGYAFSKFRYRGRRSLMYFVLASQMFPQALLLVTLYTVFAAYGLLNTYAALVLSFTTFTLPLCVWMLKGFFDTIPDELIEAARVDGASRMRIIHSIVLPLSAPGLVAAGLFAFVRGWNDFIFALTLAGPDKQTLPPGLVNTFIGEASTAWPELMAASLVTSLPVAIAFIALQRHLVGGLTAGAVKG
- a CDS encoding ABC transporter substrate-binding protein gives rise to the protein MSDTPLLATPFNRRRALQLFGLGAASMTLAACAPTGTGTAAGAAAAGGSFTPTDFDFASWSLTEEASAPNIQALLDAYASNQDVAIGEVSFPYNEYFNQLTLQLRGGQFVGAAHVDVAWLGALSGLGTLQDVSALTDGRGYTDAALSAAQFDGVQYGFPWTIGAIGLVTNAEILAKAGIDEFPTTIDGFEAALKDLKALGDGLIPYAASTKAAQLKDALIWMQTFGSPLVDGGTVTIGDDASVEAVTWYKSLYDQGLIAPDVDRFDARSLFAQGRAAIYDDAPVGRGAVTNESPDPDLGSKLDPQSRPVVKAGDTPRALVWGGAIVVVDGDTAPTAADFGQWVTSDLDTVLADYERRGLPPALQAALESPEVTSDEFGTAFGERITATATSNPFWAYAQYAQIETEIAERVQAVLVGQQSPKDAMQAAGEAAQKLID